The Polyangiaceae bacterium genome includes a region encoding these proteins:
- a CDS encoding ABC transporter permease, whose product MTERSGGKLHDAFVAAFRLGATVLGRTGGALLTLVALASLTFLALRLLPGDPAALVLGEQASESDRALLRAKLGLDRSLPVQYARFLAGLVRLDLGDSLARPGTAAFDEVGRALGPTAALAGSAVLIGALAGIAAAVLCVGPWLGPRREWLHRAVLLVAATPLLAFAPLATFVLAVRLRWVPLPGDPESGASGLLFAAGLLSLPLGAQVARIGRAALLDLGRAKFLDVAAAKGGSAFRVWVVHALPAASAPISVVIAAQLGALLGGAVVLERLFERPGLGTLMLSAYAARDIPVLEASVVAAGLLFVAVQALAIAVHAAIDPRGREQ is encoded by the coding sequence ATGACCGAGCGCTCGGGCGGGAAGCTCCACGACGCGTTCGTGGCGGCGTTCCGGCTCGGAGCCACGGTGCTCGGACGCACCGGCGGCGCCCTCCTCACGCTGGTCGCGCTGGCCAGCCTGACGTTTCTGGCGCTGCGCCTTCTGCCGGGCGATCCCGCAGCCCTGGTCCTCGGGGAGCAGGCATCGGAGAGCGATCGCGCGCTCTTGCGCGCAAAGCTCGGCCTCGACCGCTCGCTGCCGGTGCAATACGCGCGCTTCCTCGCGGGCCTCGTGCGGCTCGATCTCGGCGACTCGCTGGCGCGCCCGGGGACGGCTGCCTTCGACGAGGTGGGGCGCGCCCTCGGTCCGACCGCGGCACTGGCGGGCAGCGCCGTCTTGATCGGCGCGCTCGCCGGCATCGCCGCGGCGGTCTTGTGCGTGGGGCCCTGGCTCGGGCCGCGGCGCGAGTGGTTGCACCGCGCCGTGCTCCTGGTGGCGGCGACGCCGCTCCTGGCGTTCGCGCCCCTCGCCACCTTCGTGCTCGCGGTGCGCCTGCGCTGGGTGCCGCTGCCCGGCGATCCGGAGAGCGGCGCGAGCGGCCTGCTCTTCGCGGCCGGACTGCTCTCGCTGCCTCTCGGAGCGCAAGTGGCGCGCATCGGTCGCGCCGCGCTGCTCGATCTCGGGCGCGCGAAGTTCCTGGACGTGGCGGCGGCGAAAGGCGGCTCGGCCTTCCGGGTCTGGGTGGTGCACGCGCTGCCCGCCGCTTCCGCGCCCATCTCGGTGGTGATCGCCGCGCAGCTCGGCGCGCTCCTCGGCGGCGCGGTGGTGCTGGAGCGGCTCTTCGAGCGCCCGGGCCTCGGCACGCTGATGCTGAGCGCCTACGCGGCGCGGGACATCCCGGTGCTCGAGGCCAGCGTGGTCGCGGCGGGCCTGCTCTTCGTCGCGGTGCAGGCGCTGGCCATCGCGGTGCACGCCGCCATCGATCCGCGCGGGAGGGAGCAGTGA
- a CDS encoding ABC transporter permease: MTEDLRTTRRRKAALSALVPALVLAVVCALVALALERSPSRLSLPLAWAPPSAERPLGSGDAGVDLLALVSHATLRALALAALVSLFGFLVGTPLGAAAGLARGRFERWTLRACDLVQSFPTFLLALAVLSAVSTPSRLHIGLVFCVTAWAPFARVAAAQARILGESQFVEAARALGLGRAAIVLVHVIPNLLGPVAVQIGTSAAGVVLGETALGFVGLGPPDGVSLGALLEQGTLAMLRAPHVLGVGVVAVMLVSGTLQLASEGVRRWVHVE; encoded by the coding sequence GTGACCGAGGACCTGCGCACGACCCGGCGGCGCAAGGCGGCTCTGTCGGCGCTGGTCCCCGCGCTGGTCTTGGCCGTCGTCTGCGCGCTCGTCGCGCTCGCGCTCGAGCGCTCGCCGTCGCGCCTGAGCCTCCCGCTCGCCTGGGCTCCGCCCAGCGCCGAACGCCCGCTCGGGTCGGGCGACGCCGGCGTGGATCTGTTGGCCCTGGTCAGCCACGCCACGCTGCGCGCGCTCGCGCTCGCGGCGCTGGTCTCGCTGTTCGGCTTCCTGGTGGGCACGCCGCTCGGGGCCGCGGCGGGCCTCGCGCGCGGACGCTTCGAGCGCTGGACGCTGCGCGCCTGCGATCTGGTGCAGTCGTTCCCGACCTTCCTCCTGGCGCTGGCGGTGCTGTCCGCGGTGAGCACGCCGTCGCGCCTGCACATCGGCCTGGTGTTCTGCGTCACCGCCTGGGCGCCGTTCGCGCGGGTGGCGGCGGCGCAGGCCCGCATCCTGGGCGAGTCGCAGTTCGTCGAGGCTGCCAGGGCGCTCGGGCTCGGTCGCGCCGCCATCGTGCTCGTTCACGTGATCCCGAATTTGCTCGGTCCGGTCGCGGTTCAGATCGGGACCTCGGCCGCCGGCGTGGTGCTCGGCGAGACGGCGCTGGGCTTCGTCGGCCTGGGCCCGCCGGACGGCGTGAGCCTGGGCGCGCTGCTCGAGCAGGGCACGCTGGCGATGTTGCGCGCGCCTCACGTGCTGGGCGTGGGCGTCGTCGCGGTGA